GGCCGACTCGATAGGCGTGGACGCCGTGGCCGGGACGCACGACTGGACCGGCTACCAGGGCTCCTGGGCCCCGACGACCGCTTTCGGCGACTTCATGCTCCGTTGCTACTGTGATGAGGATGCCGTCACCGAGACCACCTGGGGCGCCGTCAAGGCCCTGTACTAGCAAATCGAGACACCGACGGGAAAGGGCCCTCCGGGGCCCTTTTCGCACGGCGAAACCTCCTCCGCCCGCGGTTCGACCCTCAGGGCTTCTCCGCCCGCAGGCCGGCCGGTTCGTGGCGGGCGAGGAAGCCGTTCCGCGCGCCCCGCGGGAGACGGTGCACCATCCAGCGCAGCAGCCGCCGGGCCTCCTTGAGCAACAGGGAACGGGAACCGGCGTCGCCCTGACGCTCGGCCAGCCGCGCGGCCAGGTGCAAACTACGGCGCAGCTGATCCACGAAACCGCCCCGGCCGCTGGCCCTCACGGCGCCCCGGAGGAGCTGCACCGCGTAATCCGTCTCGTTCTGGTTGAAGTAGAACTCGACCAGGGCGAGACGCCCCTCGAGCTGGCCCAGGTCCGTCGGCGTACCCTCGTCCACCGGTTCCAGAAGCTCCTCGGCTGGACCCAGGTTGCCCGCCTCCATCTCCACCCGGGCCAGGTAGCCCCTGGCCGTGTCCCATTCGGGCAGCGCCACGGGCAGCGGCGAATCGCCCAGGGCCTTCAACAGCTCGGACCGCGCCGTGCCGAAATCCCCCCGCTCCCAGGCGAGACGCCCCCCGAGCAGGGCGCCGAGGTGCTCCGGGGCGCCCTCCAAACGGTCGAGCATCTCCTCCACCCCGCCCCAATCCCCCAGTTCGAGCCGGGCCATTCCCCGAGTAAAGAAGGCCGACCAGCGCAGGCGGACCGACTCGGAACCCTCGGCGAGCTCTACGGCCCTACCCGCGTAGTGGGCGGCGCGACCCAGATCCCCCCGGTAGCGGTAGGCGGTGGCGAGACCGGTATAGAGCTCGACCTGCAACGGAGGGAGCGGCCGGTGCTCGATCTCGTCCCGACCCAGTTTCAGCGCCGCTATGGCCCGGCGGGGTCGGAGGTTCACCAGATACCCCACCGCCAGGGGCACGACGCTCTGGACGGTACCGAGGGCGTCGGCGCGCTGGAGCGCCAGCCAGCAGGAGTTGCGCAGCAGCACCAGCCCGCGCCGGTTGCGGCCGAGGGAGAGCTGGGTCAGCCCCCGTCCCCGCCCCGCGCTCCACAGACCGGGGAAGTCCCCCGCTCCCAGGGCCTGACGGTAGAGAGCTCGGTAGGCGTGTTCCGCCTCGGCCAGCCTCCCGGCGAGGAAGAGGGTCCTCGCGTGGACCTCGCGGACGAACCAGCTCTCGGGGTACTCGAGGCTCCCCGCGCGTTTCACGAGCGCCCCGCCGAGCTCCAGGGCCTCACCGAACCGCCCCAGCTCGAGGAGGACCTTCACCCGCTCGGCGCCGGTCCCCAGGGTGAACAGGGGGTCGTCGGTACAGCTTAGCGCCGCGTCGTAGTAACCCAGAGCCTGCTCGTACCGCCCCTGGTGCGCCGTGGCCCGGCCCAGTTCGAGGTACGCCTCGCCCCGTTCCCGCCCGCGGCTCCCCTCGAGGGCGTGGAAGGCCGCGGCCGCCGCCCGACCGGTCTCCCCCAGACGGCGGTGCACCTTCGACGTCAACAGCTCCACCCGCACCAGGTCCGCTCCCCTGGCGACGGTGCGTAGACGGGTCAACGCCCCCCGGGCCTCGGTGAAGCCGCCCAGCTCCACCAGGCGGTTGACGTAATCCAGGCCCCCCCGCACCGCCTTCCCCCGGTCGCTGCCGTAGAGACGGTGGTAGCCGTGGGGGGCGTACATCCGGTTCCCGGACTCCAGGAAATCGGCGAGGCGGTCGTGCAGCAGGGTGGCGCGGTTGCGGTTATCGCTCAACGTCCGGGCCAGGGAGGTGGTCACGAGGGCGGGACGGTTCCCCGACCGCATCTGCAGCAGACCCTTCGAACCCAGCTCGCGGAGCGAACCGGCCAGTTGCCCCGGATCGTCCACCAGGGCCCCCAGCTCCTCGAGGGTCGGCTTCCACGCGGCCAGGGCCAGTATCTCCGCGGTGGTCCGCGCCGCCGGGCTCAAGCTCTGCAGGCGCCGGAGGATTAGCCCCTTTATCTCCCGGGGCACACCGGCCGCCGCGGCTCCGAGGAGGTCCACCTCCCAGGACCCGTGCCACCGACGGAGCTCTCCCGAGTCTATGAGCTGGCGGAGGGTTTCGGCGATAAAAAGGGGATTGCCGCCGGCCGTCCGGTGGACGAAATCCGCCAGCCCGCGCGGCGGCGTCTCGCCGAGCATGGACTCGATGAGCTCCGCGACCCGCGCCTCGTCCAGAGGGGCGAGGTGGTACACCCTGCCCGGCGGATTTTCCTCCTCGGTGGAGACGATGACCGGAATCCGTTGGCAGAGCTGCCCGAGCCTCCTCGCCGTCTCCAGGGCGCCCTCGGTGTCGCCGTCGAAGACCACGGCCCGGCCGAGGTGATCCAACAGGCCGGCGGTCGTCCGCAGTAGCCGCTCGACCTCGCCGTCGGGACCCAGGGCGGGGGCGGACTCCACCCCCCACAGCCCGGCCAGGGGCGGCCAGGACCGCGCCAGCACCGATCCGGCCTCCCGGCGGAGGTCCGGCCCCACGGCGGTGGAGTGGGCGATACGGCGGATGAGCTCGCCCAGGGGGTCGCTCGAGGCACCCAACTCGACGAACCAGAGGTCGGCGCCGGCCAGTTGACAACGGTAGCGCAGTTCGCGCAGGAGCCTGCTCTTGCCGGACCCGGCCTCCCCCTGGATGACGACGAGCCCGCCCAGCGGCTCGGTCACCTCGCGGAGCACCTCCTCGAACAGGGCGTCGTGACCGACGATCCGGGGCGCCAGGAGGAAGCTCTCGGCGGTGGAGGGCGTCTGGTACTCGAAGGACCGCCCGGCCCAGGCGTTGATGGCCCGGATGACCGTGTTCGCGTCCCTGAAGCGCTTATCCGGCCTCTTCGCCAGCAGGCGGAGTATCAGGTGCTCCAGCGGCTCCGGCAGGGTGGGGTTCAGCTCGCTGGGCGGCGGCGGGGGAAGGGTCAGGTGGCGGCGGATGACCTCCCGGCCGTCGGCGGCGTCGAAGGGGTAGGCGCCGGTGGCCGCGAAGTAGAGGCTCACTCCGAGGGCGTAGAGGTCCACGCGGTGGTCGTAGGCGGCTCCCGAGAGGATTTCCGGCGCCAGGCAGTTGACCGTCCCCGGCGCCGTGCGGCGGAGCTCCGGCTCGTCGCCCTCCTCGCGGTCCGCCAGGCCGAAATCGGTGAGCACCACACCCTCCGCCCCCTCGACTCCCCGGCGCAGCATGATGTTCTCGGGCTTCAGGTCGTGGTGGATGTACCCCCGGGTGTGGATGTAGTCCAGCGCGCGCAGGACGCCGACGGCTATCTCGTAGATGCGGGCCGGGTCGAGCCTGCCGCCCGTTTCGAACAGATCGGTCCCCTCGACGAGTTCCATGGTGAAGAACGCCCGGCCGTCTTCGTCCACCCCGAACTCGTACACCCGGCAGAGGTTGGGGTGGCGCAGGTGGGCCAGGGCGGCGAACTCACCGCGCAGGCTCGACCGCAGGCGGGGCTTCTCGGCGACCTTGTCGGCGCGCAGGAGCTTGAGTGCCCGAGGCTGGCGGTTCTCCACGAGATCCAAAACCGCAAAGACGCGGCCCATACCCCCCCGGCCGAGCTCGCGCTGGACCTGGTACCGTCGGGCGATGACCCAGGGTGACGGGTCGGTCATGGGTCGGGGGGTGTAGGGGCGGGACTAAGTTAGCAGAGAACTTTACCTTATTCAAGTAATTACGCGGCGCTGAACCGCCCTCAAGACCGGTCCGGGAACGGCGCGGCTGGTAGCGGTGGAGGGACGTCGGCCTTGCCGGTCACGGGTCGTTCTGCTATCATTTTTTAACAAGCTGCGATGCGCATCCGGCCCCGTCCGCACGGCCGGAGAGGGGATAATACCCGTCCCGTCACTGCCGGCCGGCGCGCGGGAGCGGGTATCCCGGCGCGAAGCCCGCGGCCTGCCGGAGATTGAGACGCCGACCCGCGCGGGAGCGGGAATTTCCGGTAAAACAACCACACCACGATGCCCACGCCCGCCCCGAAGCCTGTTTTTTTCCGGGAGACCCTGCGGCTGGCGCTCCTCGGCGCCCTGGCCGCCTACGTCCACGTAGCATTCTTCTACGTCGCGAACTGGGTTTCCACCGGCTCCACCCCCGGGTGGGAGCCCATCGTGGGCGGCTTCTGGGGCGTCCTGCGCAACCTGTCGGCCGCGCTCTTCTTCCACCCCGCCCTGGGATTCGTCGCGGGCCTGGTCGTCGGCGCCCTGTGCACGCTCGCCGCCGGGCTCCTCCGCCTGGACTCCGACCGCCGGAGGACGGCGGGCGTCGTCGCCGTGGCGGTCACCGCCTTCGCCGTACTGGGGCTCCCCTGGCCCCCGTCGGAGATATTCACCCGCAACCTCTTGGCCGTGGGTTACGCGGTGAAGCTCCTCCTGGGCGTCGGCTTCGTCTGGGCCGCCCTCCGGGCGGAGAGAGTCGTCGGCGCCGTCGCCCGTATCGCCG
This genomic interval from bacterium contains the following:
- a CDS encoding protein kinase translates to MTDPSPWVIARRYQVQRELGRGGMGRVFAVLDLVENRQPRALKLLRADKVAEKPRLRSSLRGEFAALAHLRHPNLCRVYEFGVDEDGRAFFTMELVEGTDLFETGGRLDPARIYEIAVGVLRALDYIHTRGYIHHDLKPENIMLRRGVEGAEGVVLTDFGLADREEGDEPELRRTAPGTVNCLAPEILSGAAYDHRVDLYALGVSLYFAATGAYPFDAADGREVIRRHLTLPPPPPSELNPTLPEPLEHLILRLLAKRPDKRFRDANTVIRAINAWAGRSFEYQTPSTAESFLLAPRIVGHDALFEEVLREVTEPLGGLVVIQGEAGSGKSRLLRELRYRCQLAGADLWFVELGASSDPLGELIRRIAHSTAVGPDLRREAGSVLARSWPPLAGLWGVESAPALGPDGEVERLLRTTAGLLDHLGRAVVFDGDTEGALETARRLGQLCQRIPVIVSTEEENPPGRVYHLAPLDEARVAELIESMLGETPPRGLADFVHRTAGGNPLFIAETLRQLIDSGELRRWHGSWEVDLLGAAAAGVPREIKGLILRRLQSLSPAARTTAEILALAAWKPTLEELGALVDDPGQLAGSLRELGSKGLLQMRSGNRPALVTTSLARTLSDNRNRATLLHDRLADFLESGNRMYAPHGYHRLYGSDRGKAVRGGLDYVNRLVELGGFTEARGALTRLRTVARGADLVRVELLTSKVHRRLGETGRAAAAAFHALEGSRGRERGEAYLELGRATAHQGRYEQALGYYDAALSCTDDPLFTLGTGAERVKVLLELGRFGEALELGGALVKRAGSLEYPESWFVREVHARTLFLAGRLAEAEHAYRALYRQALGAGDFPGLWSAGRGRGLTQLSLGRNRRGLVLLRNSCWLALQRADALGTVQSVVPLAVGYLVNLRPRRAIAALKLGRDEIEHRPLPPLQVELYTGLATAYRYRGDLGRAAHYAGRAVELAEGSESVRLRWSAFFTRGMARLELGDWGGVEEMLDRLEGAPEHLGALLGGRLAWERGDFGTARSELLKALGDSPLPVALPEWDTARGYLARVEMEAGNLGPAEELLEPVDEGTPTDLGQLEGRLALVEFYFNQNETDYAVQLLRGAVRASGRGGFVDQLRRSLHLAARLAERQGDAGSRSLLLKEARRLLRWMVHRLPRGARNGFLARHEPAGLRAEKP